The Methylomarinum vadi genome has a window encoding:
- a CDS encoding S8 family serine peptidase, with product MKSKNIRRSLNRSKQVLKTGVAVCLASVSCVTAVNAAPEKPWKTGQILVKPRAGLPANEFKNILKRSNARAIEAIGALKVHVISVPENAEEAVVRALSKNPHIEFAELDMAVEPSEMIPNDPKFSSAWHLPKIQAPTAWETSIADGITIAVLDTGVDATHPDLSGKLLAGWNAVDGSNSTSDVNGHGTAVAGTAAASSNNATGVASVAWNAQILPVRITNRSDSYAYWSDVARGLNWAADHGADVANISYAVSNSSSVSSAAQYMRSKGGVVVVAAGNDGTDPGYSDNPYMISVSATTSTDAKASWSNYGAFIDVAAPGSSILTTTRGGGYGNWNGTSFSSPAAAGVVALIMGANPTLTPDEIEQVLEGSADKIAGDWHPYYGNGRVNAATAVQMAMNMDNTPVDNQAPSVNIFSPVGGDQVSGIVQVEVNASDDVGVNEVSLYANNQLVGTDGTAPYQFSWDSEAFADGDVVLTAYADDAAGNQGTSNDVSVTVKNLPDVVDQNAPSVAISNPADGSTVSRTVTISVSAEDDVQVARVSLYIDGVLMGSVNGNSLDYSWNTRKVSDGSHTIEAVAVDTANKSSQQAIQVNVGSSTNNKSSGRGNKKK from the coding sequence ATGAAATCAAAAAATATCCGAAGAAGCCTAAATCGTTCAAAACAAGTTTTAAAAACGGGAGTGGCGGTTTGTCTCGCAAGTGTTTCTTGCGTGACAGCCGTAAATGCTGCTCCCGAAAAGCCTTGGAAAACCGGACAAATTTTGGTTAAACCAAGGGCAGGGTTGCCAGCGAATGAATTCAAAAATATCCTCAAAAGAAGTAATGCTCGAGCAATTGAAGCAATTGGGGCGCTGAAAGTGCATGTGATCAGTGTTCCCGAAAATGCAGAGGAAGCCGTGGTCAGAGCGTTGTCTAAGAATCCGCATATCGAGTTTGCCGAATTGGATATGGCTGTGGAACCGAGCGAAATGATCCCTAACGATCCAAAATTCAGCAGTGCCTGGCATTTACCTAAAATCCAGGCGCCGACAGCATGGGAGACGTCAATTGCCGATGGCATCACAATCGCGGTACTCGATACCGGTGTCGATGCGACGCATCCCGATTTATCCGGAAAATTGCTTGCGGGCTGGAATGCGGTGGATGGCAGCAACAGTACTTCCGATGTCAATGGGCATGGTACGGCAGTCGCCGGTACTGCGGCCGCTTCCAGCAATAATGCCACCGGCGTGGCGTCGGTGGCCTGGAACGCTCAAATATTGCCGGTGAGAATCACTAATCGTTCCGACAGCTATGCCTATTGGAGTGACGTGGCCAGAGGCCTGAACTGGGCGGCCGATCATGGCGCGGATGTCGCCAATATCAGCTATGCCGTTTCCAATAGCTCCTCCGTCTCATCTGCCGCACAGTATATGCGCTCCAAAGGCGGGGTGGTCGTCGTGGCAGCCGGTAATGACGGCACCGATCCAGGGTATAGCGATAACCCTTATATGATTTCGGTTTCCGCTACGACAAGCACCGACGCCAAGGCGAGCTGGTCCAATTATGGGGCTTTCATCGATGTCGCGGCTCCGGGGTCATCTATTTTGACTACCACGCGTGGCGGCGGTTATGGCAATTGGAACGGTACTTCCTTTTCCAGTCCAGCCGCGGCTGGTGTCGTTGCGTTGATCATGGGGGCCAATCCGACATTGACGCCGGATGAAATCGAACAAGTATTGGAAGGTTCCGCCGATAAAATTGCCGGCGATTGGCATCCATATTATGGCAATGGAAGAGTAAATGCCGCTACGGCAGTGCAGATGGCAATGAATATGGACAATACGCCGGTTGATAATCAAGCGCCTTCGGTGAATATTTTCTCTCCGGTCGGCGGCGACCAAGTCAGCGGTATTGTTCAGGTCGAAGTCAATGCCAGTGACGATGTCGGAGTGAATGAAGTGTCATTGTATGCCAACAACCAACTGGTCGGAACCGACGGAACCGCGCCTTATCAGTTCAGTTGGGATAGCGAGGCTTTTGCCGATGGCGATGTCGTATTAACCGCTTATGCCGACGATGCGGCGGGAAACCAAGGGACGTCCAACGATGTGTCGGTCACGGTTAAGAACCTGCCTGATGTGGTTGATCAGAATGCGCCTTCAGTGGCGATCAGCAATCCGGCCGACGGCAGCACCGTCAGCAGAACGGTAACCATTTCGGTTTCCGCGGAGGACGATGTGCAAGTGGCCCGCGTCAGCCTGTATATCGATGGAGTGTTGATGGGTTCGGTAAATGGGAACTCATTGGACTATTCTTGGAATACCCGCAAAGTTAGCGACGGTAGTCATACCATAGAAGCGGTAGCCGTGGATACCGCCAATAAATCGAGTCAACAAGCTATTCAGGTGAATGTCGGTAGTAGCACGAACAATAAGTCGTCGGGAAGAGGAAATAAAAAGAAATAA
- a CDS encoding PEP-CTERM sorting domain-containing protein, with product MINRIPKIIYLTLVYLIFNSTNVYSAFVNDTLLGSADLANSGASTEEAELEAFLGFDVALDFKFDAPAFDLTQGDSPSQWVIDVAPDDPGYFILKFGTGNTGFDSHYFFQNIDDLTKLVWDNSQVNGLEAGSSCGNTTCTFERLSHYTAYNANNGGGGGGQGNAPEPASIALLGMGLLGFGASRLRNKK from the coding sequence ATGATAAATAGAATTCCGAAGATAATATATTTAACCCTAGTGTATCTGATATTTAACTCGACAAATGTCTATTCAGCTTTTGTTAATGATACACTTCTTGGAAGCGCCGATCTCGCAAATTCTGGCGCCTCAACAGAAGAAGCCGAATTAGAAGCATTTCTTGGCTTTGACGTCGCTCTTGATTTTAAATTCGATGCACCTGCTTTTGATTTGACACAAGGAGATAGTCCTAGTCAATGGGTTATTGACGTCGCGCCGGATGATCCAGGATATTTCATCTTGAAATTTGGAACTGGAAACACTGGCTTTGATTCACATTATTTTTTCCAGAATATTGACGACCTAACAAAACTCGTTTGGGATAACAGTCAAGTAAACGGTCTCGAGGCTGGAAGCAGTTGTGGAAATACAACCTGTACATTTGAAAGGCTAAGCCATTATACGGCCTATAATGCTAATAATGGTGGCGGTGGCGGCGGCCAAGGCAACGCGCCCGAACCCGCTTCAATCGCCCTGCTTGGCATGGGGCTACTCGGATTCGGAGCCTCAAGGTTGCGCAACAAAAAATAA